In Streptomyces sp. NBC_01717, one DNA window encodes the following:
- a CDS encoding glycosyltransferase yields MVVTIGACVAPTEIGPLPDHIRVEQFISQELILPECDLVVSHGGSGSLMGAFARGLPSVLLPLGADQPTTRSGGFHATRALAPDGGYRPTAQ; encoded by the coding sequence GTGGTGGTGACCATCGGTGCGTGCGTCGCCCCCACCGAGATCGGGCCGTTGCCTGACCACATCCGGGTTGAACAGTTCATTTCGCAGGAGCTGATTCTGCCCGAGTGCGATCTGGTCGTCTCGCACGGCGGCTCCGGCAGCCTCATGGGAGCGTTCGCCCGCGGTTTGCCCTCGGTCCTGCTCCCCCTCGGCGCGGACCAGCCGACAACGCGCAGCGGAGGCTTCCACGCAACTCGCGCTCTGGCGCCCGACGGTGGGTATCGTCCCACAGCTCAGTGA
- a CDS encoding ATP-binding SpoIIE family protein phosphatase: protein MTMMTVTRLNEGLCALLIAYVGASCAVQLQDSAGGLVRWSGFSVLVPVAAAAFLPLRRSLIIGGSTLAVTVAIYGFAIHGVSEGGRAVVITAVALSFAFGLVICWARPRLLHTPATATRNPPSLPCPPGTQPGSAPGTPRAVPASPRGVLPEALPQPAVVELAGYYRTGSGRLGTRAHWLDAIPLSGTRVGLVAGAVSGPGADATASELRTAVRTLADIDLQPEELLTHLDDVLARLRPDNRPGHDTRPTGTVSAQCLYAVYDPASCRCTLAGAGSPSPALIAPDGTVTVIDLPEGPPLGQTDLPFEATEIDLPEGSLLLLYTNTGNGAHEPGGEELLSALAQPQSCLDATCRAALDALLHAHHDQAAVLAVRTHALDTRSVATWDLPADPAAVSHARTHIAEKLTAWGLTDAAPTTELIVSELVTNAIRHAQPPIQLRLINHAGSLVCEVADGSSTSPHLRRARTLDENGRGLFIVAQLAERWGTRHNHHGKTIWAEHTPAPDQPTTAA from the coding sequence ATGACAATGATGACCGTCACTCGACTGAACGAGGGGCTGTGTGCGCTGCTCATCGCCTACGTCGGTGCGTCGTGCGCCGTGCAGCTCCAGGATTCCGCAGGCGGTCTTGTCCGCTGGTCGGGGTTCTCCGTGCTCGTCCCCGTCGCGGCCGCCGCCTTTCTGCCTCTGCGGCGTTCCCTGATCATCGGAGGCTCCACGCTGGCTGTCACCGTCGCCATCTACGGCTTCGCCATCCACGGGGTATCGGAAGGCGGTCGGGCGGTCGTCATCACCGCGGTCGCGCTGTCCTTCGCCTTCGGCCTCGTCATCTGCTGGGCGCGGCCGCGTCTGCTGCACACGCCCGCCACCGCCACGCGAAACCCGCCCAGCCTGCCCTGCCCGCCCGGCACGCAGCCCGGCAGCGCCCCCGGCACACCGCGTGCGGTTCCGGCCTCACCACGCGGCGTCCTTCCCGAAGCGTTGCCGCAACCGGCGGTGGTGGAGCTGGCCGGCTACTACCGGACCGGGTCCGGCCGGCTCGGCACGCGTGCCCATTGGCTCGACGCCATCCCGTTGTCCGGCACCCGGGTCGGACTGGTCGCCGGCGCCGTATCCGGGCCGGGCGCTGACGCCACCGCCTCCGAACTCCGCACCGCGGTACGCACCCTGGCCGACATCGACCTGCAGCCCGAGGAACTGCTCACCCACCTCGACGATGTCCTGGCCCGTCTCCGCCCCGACAACCGTCCCGGTCACGACACCCGGCCCACCGGCACCGTCAGCGCCCAATGCCTGTACGCGGTCTACGATCCCGCGTCCTGCCGCTGCACACTCGCCGGCGCCGGAAGCCCCTCACCCGCCCTCATCGCACCCGACGGCACGGTCACAGTCATCGACCTGCCCGAAGGCCCACCCCTGGGACAGACAGACCTGCCCTTCGAAGCCACCGAGATAGACCTGCCCGAGGGCAGCCTGCTCCTGCTGTACACCAACACCGGCAACGGCGCCCATGAACCCGGCGGCGAGGAGCTGCTCAGTGCACTCGCCCAGCCTCAGTCCTGCCTGGACGCCACCTGCCGAGCCGCCCTCGACGCCCTGCTCCACGCTCACCACGACCAGGCCGCTGTCCTCGCCGTCCGCACCCACGCTCTGGACACCCGCTCCGTCGCCACCTGGGACCTGCCGGCCGACCCGGCCGCCGTCTCCCACGCCCGCACCCACATCGCGGAAAAACTGACCGCCTGGGGCCTGACGGATGCCGCCCCAACCACCGAACTCATCGTCAGCGAACTGGTCACCAACGCCATCCGCCACGCCCAACCCCCCATCCAGCTGCGCCTGATCAACCACGCCGGGAGCCTGGTCTGCGAGGTCGCCGACGGCAGCAGTACTTCACCACACCTGCGCCGGGCCCGCACCCTCGACGAAAACGGACGCGGACTGTTCATCGTCGCTCAACTCGCCGAACGCTGGGGAACCCGCCACAACCACCACGGCAAGACCATCTGGGCCGAGCACACACCCGCACCCGACCAGCCCACCACCGCGGCCTGA
- a CDS encoding cytochrome ubiquinol oxidase subunit I translates to MPSASCATTAVLQALASAGEPSQLLPAREQMAFTLGFHIIIVPFGVAFTFLMLLANHRGLRRGDKQAMLLARRWSKVAAVLFAVGAVSGTVLTFELGILWPGLMGRYGAAFGFPFAIEGIFFFLEAIFMSFYIYGWDRLSPWAHFWTGVPVVISSLGGASAVVAANAWMNQPGGITMRAGRIVDVSPAKVFFNGAFWFETIHMLLAAYIVAGFVVAGVYAAGMLKGRQDAYHRTGFLIGFVVAAVTVPVQIFVGDLVARQVFHSEPAKFAAIELLPDSGDHVPETLGGVLIDGKVRYGLPIPDMASLLAGFRPSTHIDGLDAIPAPVRPSDAGVSIVHLAFDIMVGASMVLLALSVWFAWLWWRHRRVPTNVWFLRCAALSGVVALVSLESGWVVTEVGRQPWTVVGLLLTRDAVTTHGNLWPFFGATVIIYATVGTGALLVLRALRRRWAAQGDDDVQVPYGPEVPVVSAASPESRTP, encoded by the coding sequence ATGCCGTCAGCCTCATGCGCCACCACCGCAGTGCTGCAGGCGCTGGCGTCCGCAGGTGAGCCGTCACAGTTGCTGCCAGCTCGTGAACAGATGGCCTTCACCCTCGGCTTCCACATCATCATCGTGCCGTTCGGTGTGGCCTTCACCTTCCTGATGCTCCTCGCCAACCATCGAGGACTGCGCCGCGGCGACAAGCAGGCCATGCTCCTGGCACGCCGCTGGTCGAAGGTTGCCGCAGTGCTGTTCGCGGTGGGAGCCGTGTCCGGCACCGTACTCACCTTCGAACTGGGCATCCTGTGGCCCGGACTGATGGGGCGGTACGGCGCCGCCTTCGGGTTCCCGTTCGCCATCGAGGGAATCTTCTTCTTCCTCGAAGCGATCTTCATGTCCTTCTACATCTACGGATGGGACCGGCTGTCGCCTTGGGCACACTTCTGGACCGGTGTCCCGGTGGTGATCTCCAGCCTCGGCGGTGCCTCGGCCGTGGTGGCTGCCAACGCCTGGATGAACCAGCCCGGCGGCATCACCATGCGTGCGGGCCGCATCGTCGACGTCAGCCCGGCCAAGGTGTTCTTCAACGGCGCGTTCTGGTTCGAGACGATCCACATGCTGCTGGCGGCCTACATCGTCGCCGGCTTCGTCGTGGCCGGGGTGTACGCGGCGGGGATGCTCAAAGGAAGACAGGACGCCTACCACCGCACCGGCTTCCTCATCGGCTTCGTCGTGGCCGCCGTCACCGTACCCGTGCAGATCTTCGTCGGGGACCTGGTCGCCCGTCAGGTATTCCACTCCGAACCGGCGAAGTTCGCCGCCATCGAACTGCTTCCCGACTCCGGCGATCACGTCCCCGAAACACTCGGTGGTGTCCTGATCGACGGGAAGGTCCGCTACGGGCTGCCGATCCCGGACATGGCATCGCTGCTGGCCGGGTTCCGCCCCAGCACCCATATCGACGGGCTCGACGCAATCCCCGCACCGGTGCGCCCCAGCGACGCGGGCGTGAGCATCGTGCACTTGGCGTTCGACATCATGGTGGGCGCCTCCATGGTTCTGCTGGCCCTGTCCGTATGGTTCGCCTGGCTGTGGTGGCGCCACCGCCGCGTCCCCACCAACGTCTGGTTCCTGCGGTGCGCCGCGCTGTCGGGCGTGGTAGCGCTGGTCTCCCTGGAAAGCGGCTGGGTGGTCACCGAAGTCGGACGGCAGCCGTGGACCGTGGTCGGACTGCTGCTGACACGGGACGCCGTCACCACCCACGGCAACCTGTGGCCCTTCTTCGGCGCGACCGTGATCATCTACGCCACCGTTGGTACAGGTGCCCTGCTGGTTCTGCGTGCCTTGCGCCGGCGATGGGCGGCTCAGGGCGACGACGACGTCCAGGTCCCCTACGGACCCGAAGTCCCTGTTGTCTCCGCCGCGAGCCCGGAAAGCCGAACGCCATGA
- a CDS encoding MFS transporter — MRSGHRLGDLLGQQLGRRFGWLWGAYGTSALGTWLAFGAFPLIAIRVLHAGPAEVAALSSVGAAVGAAVAVPLGPWVEFRRKRPVLIAMDLVRFAALLTIPAAFALGVLTFLQLLLVSVVVAAADITFRAASGAYLKTLLPAKDLLVANARFESTAWTTTIIGPPLGGAAIGLLGPVATVVADAVSYLLSALGIRATGGHEQRPERREAARMRAGDLLDGWRYLLADTTLRPLFFNTALFNGLVMAAEPLLAVLMLGQLGFAPWQYGLAFAAPSIGGLLGSRLARPLVTRFGQHRVLIVTGALRALWPIGLAFLGPGTGGLLLVMGIELGLIFCCGVFNPVYATYRLERTATDRITRTLSAWAVTTKATTALLTAVWGVLGVLLGPRTAIGLAGVLLLATPLLLPRRAAAPFSEPTPSRT, encoded by the coding sequence ATGAGGAGCGGGCACCGGCTGGGAGATCTGCTCGGACAACAGCTGGGGCGGCGGTTCGGGTGGCTCTGGGGAGCGTACGGGACCAGCGCGCTCGGCACGTGGCTCGCCTTCGGTGCGTTCCCGCTGATCGCCATCCGGGTGCTGCACGCCGGACCGGCCGAGGTCGCCGCGCTCTCCTCCGTGGGGGCTGCGGTGGGCGCGGCCGTGGCGGTGCCGCTCGGCCCGTGGGTGGAGTTCCGCCGCAAGCGGCCGGTACTGATCGCGATGGACCTGGTGCGGTTCGCGGCGCTGCTGACGATCCCCGCCGCGTTCGCGCTCGGTGTCCTCACGTTCCTTCAGCTCCTGCTGGTCTCGGTCGTCGTCGCGGCGGCCGACATCACCTTCCGCGCCGCCTCCGGCGCGTACTTGAAGACGCTGCTGCCGGCCAAGGACCTCCTCGTCGCCAACGCGCGGTTCGAGTCCACGGCCTGGACGACCACGATCATCGGACCACCGCTGGGCGGCGCGGCGATCGGGCTCCTCGGTCCGGTGGCGACGGTGGTCGCCGACGCGGTCAGCTACCTGCTCTCGGCCCTGGGCATCCGGGCGACCGGCGGGCACGAGCAGCGACCCGAGCGCCGGGAGGCCGCGCGCATGCGGGCCGGGGACCTGCTCGACGGCTGGCGGTACCTCCTCGCCGACACGACACTGCGACCGCTGTTCTTCAACACTGCCCTGTTCAACGGCCTGGTGATGGCCGCCGAGCCACTGCTGGCCGTCCTGATGCTCGGCCAACTCGGGTTCGCACCGTGGCAGTACGGCCTCGCCTTCGCCGCGCCCTCGATCGGCGGGCTGCTCGGATCGCGGCTGGCCCGGCCTCTCGTCACCCGGTTCGGGCAGCACCGGGTCCTGATCGTGACCGGGGCGCTGCGCGCGCTCTGGCCCATCGGCCTCGCCTTTCTGGGGCCGGGCACCGGAGGGCTGCTGCTGGTGATGGGCATCGAGCTCGGACTCATCTTCTGCTGCGGGGTCTTCAACCCCGTCTACGCCACCTACCGCCTCGAACGCACCGCGACCGACCGGATCACCCGCACACTGTCCGCCTGGGCGGTGACGACCAAGGCCACGACCGCGCTCCTGACAGCCGTCTGGGGCGTGCTCGGCGTGCTGCTCGGCCCGCGCACAGCCATCGGCCTGGCCGGCGTGCTCCTGTTGGCAACCCCGCTGCTGCTCCCCCGCCGCGCGGCAGCGCCATTCTCCGAGCCGACACCGAGCCGCACCTGA
- a CDS encoding YceI family protein produces the protein MSSAVETGTWQLDPARSTVGVRHKTMWGMVTVKGNFTGLAGGGEVGPDGSASGSITLDATSLDTKNAKRDTHLRSADFFDADRHPELTFAVGSATTGDDKTVQVAGQLTARGISRPQAFTAHLTEASADAVTLTAEFTVDREQFSMGWNQLGMIRGRTTVTASLRFVRATS, from the coding sequence ATGTCCAGTGCAGTCGAAACCGGCACCTGGCAGCTCGACCCCGCCCGTTCCACTGTCGGTGTCCGACACAAGACGATGTGGGGCATGGTCACCGTGAAGGGCAACTTCACCGGTCTCGCGGGTGGGGGTGAGGTCGGCCCCGACGGTTCCGCGAGCGGTTCGATCACCTTGGACGCCACCTCCCTGGACACCAAGAACGCCAAGCGCGACACGCACCTGCGATCCGCCGACTTCTTCGACGCGGACCGGCACCCCGAGCTCACCTTCGCCGTGGGCAGCGCGACTACCGGGGACGACAAGACGGTCCAGGTCGCCGGTCAGCTGACCGCGCGGGGCATCAGCCGTCCACAGGCCTTCACCGCTCACCTCACCGAGGCGAGCGCCGACGCAGTCACGCTCACGGCGGAGTTCACCGTGGACCGGGAGCAGTTCAGCATGGGATGGAACCAGCTGGGCATGATCCGCGGCCGCACCACCGTCACCGCATCCCTCCGCTTTGTCCGCGCGACATCCTGA
- a CDS encoding PepSY-associated TM helix domain-containing protein: MSSTQEQAPRDDREEAVMAVAETVGPTEPSPAAETGPSQPGPSWRGVRALLVRLHFYAGVFVAPFLLVAALTGLAYTFTPQLDQLVYGEQLRVEQVGNGPRPLTEQIAAARDAHPEGTLASVITPPGPEDTTRVVLSLPELGDKQRTVFVDPYTAKVQGELTTWYGSTPLTTWLDDLHRNLHLGETGRLYSEVAASWLWVIVAGGLVLWLGRARGQRAKSARGVLLPDRSARGVRRTRSWHAATGVWLAIGLFFLSATGLTWSHYAGDHFGQLLDAAKGHAAELVTTLPGGAETTEGEHAGHAGHGTGHDSASTDPAEFDAVLAVARDAGLGGRVELTPPADAVSAWTVAQADNRWPVHYDQVAVDPAKGEVTAESRWTDYPALAKLSKLGVQGHMGLLFGLANQVLLALIALGLMFVIVWGYRMWWQRRPMRDDRTAVLGKAPARGTWRQLPLPVLIIGIPAVAALGWALPVLGITLIAFLILDVAAGLVRRGRVT; this comes from the coding sequence ATGTCTTCAACACAGGAACAAGCACCGAGAGACGACCGCGAGGAGGCCGTAATGGCCGTGGCGGAAACCGTCGGCCCCACCGAGCCGTCGCCCGCCGCGGAAACCGGCCCCTCGCAGCCAGGTCCTTCGTGGAGGGGCGTACGAGCCCTGCTCGTCCGGCTGCACTTCTACGCCGGGGTATTCGTCGCCCCCTTCCTGCTCGTGGCCGCGCTGACCGGGCTGGCCTACACCTTCACCCCTCAGCTCGACCAGCTCGTCTACGGCGAGCAGCTCCGGGTGGAGCAGGTCGGCAACGGGCCGCGCCCGCTCACGGAACAAATCGCGGCGGCCCGGGACGCCCACCCGGAAGGCACGCTGGCTTCGGTGATCACCCCGCCGGGCCCGGAGGACACCACGCGGGTGGTGCTGTCGCTGCCGGAGCTGGGCGACAAACAGCGCACCGTCTTCGTCGACCCCTACACCGCCAAGGTCCAGGGCGAACTGACGACCTGGTACGGCTCGACGCCTCTCACCACATGGCTGGACGACCTGCACCGCAATCTGCACCTCGGCGAGACCGGCCGCCTCTACTCGGAGGTCGCCGCGAGCTGGCTCTGGGTGATCGTCGCAGGGGGGCTCGTCCTGTGGCTGGGACGCGCCCGGGGACAGCGCGCCAAGTCGGCGCGCGGCGTTCTGCTGCCCGATCGCTCTGCCCGGGGCGTACGGCGCACTCGCAGCTGGCACGCGGCGACCGGCGTGTGGCTCGCCATCGGCCTGTTCTTCCTCAGCGCCACCGGCCTGACCTGGTCCCACTACGCCGGGGACCACTTCGGGCAGCTGCTGGACGCAGCCAAGGGCCACGCGGCCGAGCTGGTCACCACACTGCCCGGCGGGGCCGAAACAACCGAGGGTGAGCACGCGGGACACGCCGGACACGGCACAGGCCACGACTCGGCGTCGACGGACCCGGCCGAATTCGACGCAGTCCTCGCTGTGGCCCGCGACGCCGGGCTGGGCGGCCGGGTGGAGCTGACGCCGCCCGCGGACGCGGTGAGCGCCTGGACCGTGGCTCAGGCCGACAACCGCTGGCCGGTGCACTACGACCAGGTCGCCGTCGACCCCGCCAAGGGCGAGGTCACCGCCGAGAGCCGGTGGACCGACTATCCCGCCCTGGCCAAGCTCAGCAAGCTCGGCGTCCAAGGCCACATGGGCCTGCTCTTCGGCCTCGCCAACCAGGTTCTGCTGGCACTGATCGCGCTCGGCCTGATGTTCGTCATCGTGTGGGGTTACCGCATGTGGTGGCAGCGCCGCCCCATGCGTGACGACCGCACCGCGGTCCTCGGCAAGGCCCCGGCACGGGGTACGTGGCGGCAGCTGCCCCTGCCGGTGCTGATCATCGGCATCCCGGCCGTCGCCGCCCTCGGCTGGGCACTGCCCGTTCTGGGGATCACGCTGATCGCATTCCTCATCCTGGACGTGGCGGCCGGGCTCGTCCGGCGAGGCCGCGTCACGTAA
- a CDS encoding LysR family transcriptional regulator — protein MDLDTVRTFVAAADAGQFQEAAAELAVTQQAVSKRIAALERTLGVRLFTRTARGAELTIDGQAFLPHARELLRVAERAVASVRTGRRPLRVDVIASRGAAAGLLRGFHRAHPEIDLDVVMLFDIETAVAAIRSGAIDASFRAVAVPGRPLPEDIESVRVLDEPLQLLTGPAHALTAARSVPLAQLAGHRIWMPGIVPGTEWAAYYDDLVAEFGLTIEATGPNFGSDALLDTIADTPALATFMGGHTRLVWPAGHGLRRIPVTDPTPVYPHSLLWHRDNPHPALATLRAYLAATAAGHDAAGTWAPSWVIPR, from the coding sequence ATGGATCTCGACACCGTCCGGACGTTCGTCGCCGCCGCCGACGCGGGGCAGTTCCAGGAGGCCGCCGCCGAGCTGGCAGTCACCCAGCAGGCCGTCTCCAAGCGCATCGCCGCGCTGGAGCGCACCCTCGGCGTGCGGCTGTTCACGCGCACCGCGCGCGGCGCCGAGCTGACCATCGACGGGCAGGCGTTCCTTCCCCACGCGCGCGAGCTGCTGCGCGTCGCCGAGCGCGCGGTCGCGTCCGTGCGCACCGGCCGCCGTCCGCTGCGAGTCGACGTGATCGCCTCGCGCGGCGCGGCGGCGGGGCTGCTGCGCGGCTTCCACCGCGCGCACCCCGAGATCGACCTGGACGTGGTGATGCTGTTCGACATCGAGACGGCCGTCGCCGCCATTCGGTCCGGTGCGATCGACGCGTCCTTCCGTGCCGTCGCCGTGCCCGGCCGGCCCCTTCCCGAGGACATCGAGTCCGTCCGGGTGCTCGACGAGCCGCTCCAGCTCCTCACCGGTCCCGCCCACGCGCTGACGGCCGCCCGGTCGGTGCCCCTCGCTCAGCTTGCCGGGCACCGGATCTGGATGCCCGGCATCGTCCCCGGTACCGAGTGGGCCGCCTACTACGACGACCTCGTCGCCGAGTTCGGCCTCACGATCGAGGCGACCGGCCCCAACTTCGGCTCCGACGCGCTCCTCGACACCATCGCCGACACCCCGGCCCTGGCCACCTTCATGGGCGGGCACACCCGCCTCGTCTGGCCCGCCGGCCACGGGCTGCGCCGTATCCCGGTGACCGATCCGACGCCCGTCTACCCGCACTCGCTCCTCTGGCACCGCGACAACCCCCACCCGGCGCTGGCCACCCTCCGCGCCTACCTCGCCGCCACCGCGGCCGGCCACGACGCCGCCGGGACCTGGGCGCCGAGCTGGGTGATTCCGCGCTGA
- a CDS encoding MarR family winged helix-turn-helix transcriptional regulator produces MAIVPVPADLPGHDATGGSALLPPELRAWMGLLAAAGAIEQQLRSRVKESLGVSHDEFLVLCLLADGPATGLRMTQIAERLGRPKTRLTYQVACLQHAGLITRSTACGDRRGIQVTLTDKARQLLRDASGALADAVTRAIKSLEGQHDCAMMHSLLPKSTDAEDNT; encoded by the coding sequence ATGGCAATTGTCCCCGTCCCCGCCGACCTGCCCGGACATGACGCGACCGGCGGGTCCGCCTTGCTGCCGCCCGAACTCCGGGCCTGGATGGGGCTGCTGGCCGCGGCCGGCGCGATCGAGCAGCAACTGCGCTCCCGCGTGAAGGAGTCGCTCGGGGTCTCCCACGACGAGTTCCTCGTGCTATGCCTCCTGGCCGACGGGCCCGCCACCGGCCTGCGCATGACGCAGATCGCCGAACGCCTCGGCCGCCCCAAGACCCGACTCACCTACCAGGTCGCCTGCCTCCAGCACGCCGGACTGATCACCCGCAGCACCGCCTGCGGCGACCGGCGGGGCATCCAGGTGACGCTCACCGACAAGGCACGGCAACTCCTCCGAGACGCCTCCGGCGCGCTGGCCGACGCCGTCACCCGAGCCATCAAGAGCCTGGAGGGCCAGCACGACTGCGCGATGATGCACAGCCTGCTACCGAAGTCGACGGATGCCGAGGACAACACGTAG